From one Vidua chalybeata isolate OUT-0048 unplaced genomic scaffold, bVidCha1 merged haplotype W_reject_23, whole genome shotgun sequence genomic stretch:
- the LOC128783178 gene encoding LOW QUALITY PROTEIN: serine/threonine-protein kinase pim-1-like (The sequence of the model RefSeq protein was modified relative to this genomic sequence to represent the inferred CDS: deleted 1 base in 1 codon) → MPRPARRPSAGPPRARPCPSRRGAASAGLSPYWLWRRWKCRSLWCWRSSAVFWLRLARALARPRPRPRPRTKPLPRFRPQPPRCRPAPAPSPTASPAASPLRAPPLVSSAAGPEPPQPGAARQAAARRALGLPGQKSGSAVPPARAEKPPLEQLYREGPLLGSGGCGSVYSGTRLADGAPVAIKRVCRDRIPEWARLHNGALVPLELALLRMVSCPGFRGVVRLLDWFELPDGFALVMERPQRCQDLWDFLHERGFLTEPVARGLFRQVLEAVRHCTSRGVLHRDIKAENVLVDLATGEAKLIDFGCGTILQDTFYTRMSGTPEYSPPEWILFGCYHGQPATIWSLGILLYHLVCGHLPFQTNEDIVRGQLFFPPWVSQECQHLIRWCLSMDPTDRPSLEDLFEHSWLQEPCLAQETAEIHPLLSRIQEPSKYQLHASGDTPRKPRSVSLRPRHGGESAAEEMLPLVPGELWRERLSAPRATGEVVAVR, encoded by the exons ATGCCGCGTCCCGCAAGGCGCCCctcggcggggccgccccgtgCCCGCCCCTGCCCGTCCCGCCGCGGAGCCGCCTCCGCCGGGCTCTCTCCGTACTGGCTGTGGCGCCGCTGGAAGTGCCGCTCGCTCTGGTGCTGGCGGAGCAGCGCGGTCTTTTGGCTCCGCCTGGCGCGGGCTctggcccggccccggccgagGCCCCGGCCCCGAACGAAGCCCCTGCCGCGGTTccgcccgcagccgccccgctgccgccccgcgcccgccccgtcGCCGACAGCGTCGCCGGCGGCTTCCCCGCTCCGAGCTCCGCCGCTCGTCAGCTcggccgccggccccgagccgccgcAGCCCGGGGCGGCTCGGCAAGCAGCAGCGCGCCGGGCGCTCGGCTTGCCGGGGCAGAAGAGCGGGAGCGCGGTGCCGCCCGCACGGGCAGAGAAgcctcccctggagcagctctacCGCGAGGGCCCGCTGCTGGGGAGCGGCGGCTGCGGCAGCGTTTACTCCGGGACCCGGCTCGCCGACGGCGCCCCG GTGGCCATCAAGCGAGTGTGCCGCGATCGCATCCCGGAGTGGGCGCGGCTG CACAACGGCGCCCTggtgcccctggagctggcGCTGCTGCGGATGGTGTCGTGCCCTGGCTTCCGCGGCGTCGTGCGGCTCCTGGACTGGTTCGAGCTGCCCGACGGCTTCGCGCTGGTCATGGAGCGTCCGCAGCGCTGTCAGGACCTCTGGGACTTCCTGCACGAGCGGGGGTTCCTGACGGAGCCCGTGGCGCGGGGGCTGTtccgccaggtgctggaggccgtgcggCACTGCACCAGCCGCGGCGTCCTGCACCGCGACATCAAGGCCGAGAACGTCCTCGTCGACCTGGCCACGGGCGAGGCGAAGCTCATCGACTTCGGCTGCGGCACGATCCTCCAGGACACGTTCTACACCCGGATGTCAG GAACGCCGGAGTACAGCCCACCGGAGTGGATCCTCTTTGGCTGCTACCATGGCCAGCCAGCCaccatctggtccctgggcatcctgctcTATCACCTGGTCTGTGGGCACCTTCCTTTCCAGACAAACGAGGACATCGTCCGGGGCCAGCTCTTCTTCCCGCCCTGGGTGTCTCAAG agtgTCAGCACCTCATCAGGTGGTGTTTATCCATGGACCCCACAGACAGGCCATCACTGGAAGACCTTTTTGAGCAttcttggctgcaggagccctgcctggcccaggagacagcagagatccatccc ctgctcagtAGGATCCAGGAGCCCAGCAAGTACCAGCTGCACGCGTCTGGTGACACTCCAAGAAAACCCCGGAGCGTTTCCCTGAGGCCGCGGCACGGAGGAGAGAGCGCAGCCGAGGAGATGCTTCCGCTGGTCCCCGGCGAGTTGTGGAGGGAGCGGCTCAGTGCTCCCCGTGCCACTGGAGAAGTGGTGGCAGTGCGGTGA